TTGGTGTTAAAGGCCTGGTGTTGGCAATTCGCTGGTGAACATTCGTTGGTGAAGATGCTCCGAGGGGCTCGTTCCCCCACCGCGTCCCTGGCGGCTGGCCCGGCTCAGGGGAAGTTGAGTCGGGATATCCACTGGGTTTCGCGGGAGGAGAGCGCGCCCCTCGGTTTTCCGGTGTTTCTGATGCGTTGACTGGCTGGCGTGCCGGCAGGTGGATCAGAAGAATCCGGGTATCACTTCTTCATTTGTGTCTGAGAAGGAATCTTCCTGCTCAGCGAGGTAGGAGTTCCAGGCCTCGGTGTCCCAGATCTCCGCGCGGCTACCGGCGCCGATCACGGTCACGTCGCGATCGAGACCTGCGTAGGTCCGTAGCGGTTGCGGGATGGTCACGCGGCCCTGCTTGTCTGGCACCTCATCAGAGGCACCGGAGAGGAACACGCGAATGTAGTCCCGCGCTTGCTTGGAAGACATCGGGGCGGCCCGCAACTGCTCGTGGACCGCCTCGAATTCCTTCACGCTGAAAACGTAGATGCATCTTTCTTGGCCTCGGGTCAAGACGAGCCCTTTGCCCAACTCGTCACGAAACTTGGCCGGAAGAATGATGCGCCCCTTCTCATCAAGACGTGGCGTATACGTCCCAAGGAACATAACGCCACCCCTTTCCGAAAGTGGTGAGGTTCAGGGGGTCTGACTCCCTGAACTCCAGCTCGCTCCAACGCCCTCCACTTTACTCCACATCCCTCCCCCGTCAAGTGGTTTCTGGGTGTTTCATATATTTTCTGTGAATTGTCTATGCCTATTTTCCCGCGAGATTACGCGGTTTTTAGCGGCAGGGGTGAAAGTGGAGGATTAAAGGACGCCCAATCTACGCTGCAAGCGATAACCCCCAGTTTCACGCACAAAGAGCGGCTAAAGGTCGATCACGGGGGCGGCGGTGGATGGAAGTGGAGGAGGCCCCATTTGGGACTTGGGTAACACTTCAACCAACCTCCATGAGGGTTGGGTGACACCTCAACTAACCTCGCGGCAGATAGCGTCACTTTCCGGAAAGTGTTCATATCCACATGCGCCTTGTGAACGTATATGATGATTCATAGCTAAATCACAGCTTGAGGGTGTCGCGAGCACCGAAGAAGATTTCAATAAGGATTCATTGATGCGTACTCCACACAACACACGTGGGCTCAAACGTTCTGCGCGCTCGTCGTTAACTGCGCTATCTGTCATTGCTTTGACAGGTAGCTCGCTAGCGATTGCCCCTAGCTTCTTCTCCGCTGAGCCAGCCGCCGCAGCGTCTGCACTCTCGGGCGGAATCCGAGACAAAGCCGGCGCTGTGGAGCAGGAGCAACAGAAGCCCTCGGACCTGTTAGCCGGCTCGTGTGAAGTTTTCGGTGGCGGCTCATCTGGCAGTCAGGCCGGTTTCACATGGACAACCCTAGAGCCAAGCCAGCACAGCGCTGATAAGACCATATGGGGCTTGAGCCTCGCATTCGACAATTCGAAGGATCGAACGTTCGCAGCCTGGGGTTTTAGTAATTCTGGGCTCCTTAGTGGTGTCCTGGACCCCGGAACCATTTCCTCTATGGACGTCGGCCAGACTCTTTTTGGCGCTGAGGGACCGGTGACTGCTAAGGCCGATGAACAACTCGAGATCAAAGCCAGTCGTTCCCAAAGGAATCTGATCCTCAGCTCAGAACTGACCGGGGATAAGGTCAAGCAGTATGCACAGGCCGATGCTGGAAACCCCGTGCGTTATGCCTGGCAAGG
The Pseudoglutamicibacter albus DNA segment above includes these coding regions:
- the mraZ gene encoding division/cell wall cluster transcriptional repressor MraZ; amino-acid sequence: MFLGTYTPRLDEKGRIILPAKFRDELGKGLVLTRGQERCIYVFSVKEFEAVHEQLRAAPMSSKQARDYIRVFLSGASDEVPDKQGRVTIPQPLRTYAGLDRDVTVIGAGSRAEIWDTEAWNSYLAEQEDSFSDTNEEVIPGFF